In a genomic window of Drosophila takahashii strain IR98-3 E-12201 chromosome 3L, DtakHiC1v2, whole genome shotgun sequence:
- the LOC108067384 gene encoding ceramide transfer protein isoform X2, whose translation MHWVEVLQLYKEDTGSTDTTSLRRHGSTMSLQSNTISLTSGGSLKKTQRNLREKVGELETFKDILFGQIETLQRYFDACSEVNKNNAQPLDLGDGLKSIDFKGESITFRATTSGVLTTLQHCLEIIAESDESWKRKLEREIDKRRRSEDQSKKFKDEIEKMKRLSYPGPDFEEGPHSTLPEDEFFDAVETGLDKIEEDMQLRFKLKLQSQISQTLVNVPHEAVAEGEEAREEFGTGAEAISHALWPEIDRVCKEQLHYAREGVGQDGNGWQIFADEGEIKMYKREEEVNGLVMDPLKAYHTVQGVTAREMCHYFFMPEFRNDWETTLEDCTILEKISADTLLFLQTHKRIWPASQRDAQFWSHMRKITDNLEPGARDMWVVCNNSTEYAKQESKNGKCVRIFLTVILACQTHLPEGYVKGQPLNRNDLTCKITYCSVVNPGGWAPASALRAVYKREYPKFLKRFTGYVIDQCKDKPIMF comes from the exons ATGCATTGGGTGGAGGTGCTGCAGCTGTACAAGGAGGACACGGGCAGCACGGACACCACTTCCTTGCGGCGCCATGGCAGCACCATGAGCCTGCAGTCGAACACCATCTCGCTGACCAGCGGCGGAAGCCTGAAGAAGACGCAGCGCAATCTGCGCGAAAAGGTCGGCGAACTGGAGACTTTCAAGGACATTCTGTTCGGACAGATCGAGACGCTGCAGCGCTACTTTGATGCCTGCTCGGAGGTGAACAAAAACAATGCCCAACCCCTGGACCTGGGCGACGGTCTCAAGTCCATCGATTTCAAG GGTGAATCCATCACGTTTCGGGCCACCACTTCGGGCGTGCTCACCACCCTGCAGCATTGCTTGGAAATCATCGCCGAAAGCGATGAGTCATGGAAACGGAAACTGGAGCGTGAAATAGATAAGCGCCGCCGTTCCGAGGACCAGAGCAA AAAGTTCAAGGACGAAATCGAGAAAATGAAGCGTTTATCATATCCTGGCCCAGATTTCGAG GAGGGCCCACATTCCACATTGCCAGAGGATGAGTTCTTCGATGCGGTCGAAACGGGCCTGGACAAAATCGAGGAGGACATGCAGCTGCGCTTCAAGCTGAAGCTGCAGTCGCAGATCTCCCAGACGCTGGTCAACGTGCCCCACGAGGCGGTGGCCGAGGGCGAGGAGGCGCGCGAGGAGTTCGGCACGGGCGCCGAGGCCATCAGCCATGCCCTGTGGCCCGAG ATCGATCGCGTGTGCAAGGAGCAACTGCACTACGCACGCGAGGGCGTTGGCCAGGACGGCAATGGGTGGCAAATCTTCGCCGACGAGGGCGAGATTAAAATGTACAAACGCGAGGAGGAGGTCAACGGGCTGGTCATGGATCCCCTGAAGGCCTATCACACGGTGCAGGGCGTGACGGCGAGGGAAATGTGCCACTACTTCTTCATGCCCGAGTTCCGGAATGACTGGGAAA CCACCTTGGAGGACTGCACAATCTTGGAGAAAATCTCGGCGGATACCCTGCTCTTTCTGCAAACCCACAAGCGAATATGGCCGGCGAGCCAGCGAGATGCACAGTTCTGGTCCCACATGCGCAAAATCACGGATAACTTGGAGCCAGGCGCCCGGGACATGTGGGTAGTGTGCAACAACTCGACGGAGTACGCCAAGCAGGAGTCCAAGAACGGCAAGTGCGTGCGGATCTTCCTGACCGTCATACTGGCCTGCCAGACGCATCTGCCCGAGGGCTATGTGAAAGGTCAGCCTCTGAATCGCAACGATCTAACCTGCAAGATAACCTACTGCTCCGTCG TTAATCCCGGAGGCTGGGCGCCAGCCAGCGCTTTGAGAGCCGTGTACAAGCGCGAGTATCCCAAGTTTCTGAAGCGCTTCACGGGTTACGTAATAGACCAGTGCAAGGACAAGCCCATCATGTTCTGA